Genomic DNA from Candidatus Sphingomonas phytovorans:
CAGGTCGACGGAAATCAGATCGACGGCGGCGGGACAGGCTATGGTGTGCGGGCGGCCGCGAATATACCGCTCGGCGGCAATCTTGGCTTGCGGGTCAGCGGATTCAACCGCTGGGATCCAGGCTTCATCGATGATGCCGCTCGCGAGGCGCGCAATGTAAACGGCGCCCGCTTCACCGGTGGCCGGGCGTCGCTGGGCTGGCGCGTGAGCGAGGACTGGACCGTTCGCGCATCGGCTCTCATCCAACATCAGAGCGGGCGCGGCACGCCGACAGAGGACTTCGATCTCGCCACCGGCAAGCTCCTGTATGGTGATCTGCGTCAGGTGCGTGCGCCGGGCACGGGCGCCACTCGGGCGACCTATAATCTCTACGATGTCCGCATCGAAGGTCATCTTGGCGCAGCGGACCTTGTATCGGCGACAAGCTATGGAAAGCTGACGTCGCGGATCAACACCGACGCCACGCCGCTTTACGGACCGATGCTGAGCGACGCGCTCGGGCTGCCCGGGCTCGGGGCGGCGATCCAGGGCCAGTCGGGTTTGAATAAGGTGACGCAGGAATTGCGCCTGAGCTCGCCTTCCGGCCAGCGCTTCGCTTGGCAGGTCGGGCTGTTCTATACGCACGAAAGCTCGATGGTGACTCAGGAGCTGCCGCTTTTCATGGCGGCGACCGGTGGTCCGCTACCCGTCAGCTTGCCGGCCGCGCTCAAGGTTTCGGTTCCGTCGACATACAGCGAGATTGCCGCATTCGGTGATGCCACCTATCGCTTCAGTTCCCGGTTCGATCTCATGGCTGGCCTGCGTTACAGCCGAAACCGCCAGTCGGCGGACCAGGGCACGCAGGGGTTCCTGGTCGGGCCGCCGAGCACGACGCACCTTGCTTCTCGTGATGGCTCGGTGACGTTTCTCGTTACGCCGCGCTTCCACCTCAGCGACAATACGATGGTCTATTTGCGCGTGGCGTCGGGCTATCGGCCGGGCGGTCCGAACATCGTCGTGACCGACGTTCCCAACAGCTACAAGCCGGACACGCTGACCAATTATGAGGCGGGATTGAAGGCCGACCTGTTCCATCGGCTTCTCAGCCTGGAAGCATCGGCGTTCTATATCGACTGGAAAGACGTTCAGCTGCTCCAGATATCCCCGCTGGGTACGAGTTACTACAGCAATGCGGGCAAGGCTTCGAGCAAGGGAGTGGAGGTTTCCTTCTCGTTGCGTCCGGCGCGCGGCTTCGTCGTTGATGGAAATCTCAGCTACATTGATGCGACGCTTGGTCGGTCACTGCCGCTCCCGACGGTTGGGATGAAAGGCGACGCGCTGCCGTTCACGCCGCG
This window encodes:
- a CDS encoding TonB-dependent receptor, coding for MAASFGAEAQALAGASEASAPDSVTQSPDAQEGVPEQDIVVTANKRTERLMDVPASVTAINAEALVSRGANGFEDYAAKSPGLNINNASASGGLNQISIRGVTTGGGGNPTVGFYIDDAPFGSSTNLGGGAIFAPDLDPSDLTRIEVLRGPQGTLYGAGSMGGLVKFVTQAPNFEQFSGRIQVDGNQIDGGGTGYGVRAAANIPLGGNLGLRVSGFNRWDPGFIDDAAREARNVNGARFTGGRASLGWRVSEDWTVRASALIQHQSGRGTPTEDFDLATGKLLYGDLRQVRAPGTGATRATYNLYDVRIEGHLGAADLVSATSYGKLTSRINTDATPLYGPMLSDALGLPGLGAAIQGQSGLNKVTQELRLSSPSGQRFAWQVGLFYTHESSMVTQELPLFMAATGGPLPVSLPAALKVSVPSTYSEIAAFGDATYRFSSRFDLMAGLRYSRNRQSADQGTQGFLVGPPSTTHLASRDGSVTFLVTPRFHLSDNTMVYLRVASGYRPGGPNIVVTDVPNSYKPDTLTNYEAGLKADLFHRLLSLEASAFYIDWKDVQLLQISPLGTSYYSNAGKASSKGVEVSFSLRPARGFVVDGNLSYIDATLGRSLPLPTVGMKGDALPFTPRWSGQVSAEYQFPLGDAWTATAGSDFRYVGNRQSSFAEEAGQPRFQLPAYDVVDLHAGVRKGGLSLNFYLKNVGNSIGQANGFILGPIAEVSVIRPRTFGFSIAQTF